Genomic DNA from Streptomyces sp. GS7:
ACTACGGCAAGACCTCCGACGGCCGTAACGAATCCGCCCTCATGACGTTCACCAGCATCGGTGACGGCTTCAACGAGCCGCGCAAGGTGTGGGAGAGCGGCAAGGACAGCTGGAACTGGAACACCAGCAAGCTCGCTGCCGGCGACTTCAATGGCGACGGTAGGGCCGATCTGGCTGTGCTGTACGGCTATGGCAAGACCTCCGATGGTCGTAACCACACCGCTCTGTGGATGTTCGACGGGAGCAAGGGCGGTTTCAACGCCCCCCGCATGGTGTGGGACAGCGGCAACGACAGCTGGAACTGGGACGCCAGCAAGCTCGCCGCTGGTGACTTCAATGGCGACGGTAGGGCCGATCTGGCTGTGCTGTACGGCTATGGCAAGACCTCCGATGGTCGTAACCACACCGCTCTGTGGATGTTCGACGGGAGCAAGGGCGGTTTCAACGCCCCCCGTACGGTGTGGGACAGCGGCAACGACAGCTGGAACTGGGACGCCAGCGAGCTGACCGCAGGCGACTTCAACGGCGATGGCAAGACCGACATCAGCGTCACGTACGACTACGGGCGAGGAGCGGACGGCCGCATCGAGACCGGCCTGTGGGCATTCACCAGCAAGGGCGACGGCGTCGACGCGCCGCGCAAGGTCTGGAGCAACAGCCTCTAGCGCGGTCGCGCATGCGTGGCCGGGCGTGAGCCGCGTAGGCCCTGACCAGGACTTGTCGACCACCCCTCAGATGACTTAGGGAGAGAAATGCTCAGCAGACGTCCGCGCGCAGCGTGGATGACCGGAATCCTTACCACCGCGATAGCCGCCGGTGTCCTGACCGCCACCCCGGCGAATGCCGTGGCCGGGGAAGCGGCCAAGGACAGTACGTACGGGTTCGCCGCGAAGCTCGATATCGGTGACGGTAAGCGCAGTTGCTCTGGCGCGCTGGTGGACAAGCAGTGGGTGCTGACCGCCAGCAGCTGCTTCGCTGAAGACCCGGACAAGGGCTTCAAGGTTGCCGAGGGCGCTCCCCAGTGGAAGACCACTGCCACCGTAGGCCGCGCCGACCTCACGCAATCGACCGGCAGTGTGACCGATGTCGTAGAGCTCGTCCCCTATGAGGGCCGCGACCTGGTGATGGCGAAGCTGGCGAAGCCGGTCACCGGCATCACGCCTGTCTCCATCGCCACCTCCGCGCCCGCGCCGGGTGAGGAGGTGAAGGTCGGGGGCTTCGGCCGCAGCAAGTCCGTGTGGGTTCCCAACCGCATGCGCAGTGTCGTGTTCGCCGTGGACTCGGTGCAGGACGGCTCGATCGGCATCAGCCCCAAGACTCCCGCGGACGGTGCTGTCTGCAAGGGCGACACTGGCGGTCCTGCGCTGCGGGAGGCGGACGGCAAGGTCGAGCTGGTCGGTATCAACAGCACGTCCTGGCAGGGCGGTTGTCTGGGTACTGATCCGTCCGAGATGCGTAAGGGCGCGGTTGACACCCGTGTCGATAGCCTCGGCACCTGGGTGCAAAAGGTCAGTTATCGCGACGTCCTCCCCAAGGCGCCCTGGAGCCAGGCGACTCATATCGCCTCGGGGTACTTCACCGGTGGCTCGGCCGGCGGCAAGCGGCACATGGACATGATCGTCCGCTGGTCCGACTCCGAGGTCACGCTCTACCAGGGCGGGGAGGACAAGGATCCGTCCCATCCCTTCGTCGCCGAGTACCAGCTGGGCAAACCGCTGCGCCAGGACCCGAAGACCAACTGGCAGTACGTCAAGGAGATGACGGGCGCCAGCGCCGGCGATGGTACGGACGGGCTGGTGGTGCGCTGGGTCGACAGTGAGATGACGCAGTACACCCACGTGGACACCAAGGGCTTCCACAGCGAGAAGAAGCTCGTTGCACCGGTCAAGAACGGCCCGTGGACGCACGCCAAGCAGATGACCGCCGGCCGGTACACGGCCAATGCGCTGCGCGATGACCTCATCGTCGTCTGGGACGACGGGCGGGTCACGCTGCACCCCGATCTGAACACCAACGGCCTGGCGGACAAGGCGAAGAAGACGCTGGTCCAAAAGAACACGACATGGCCCTACGCCACGCAGATCGCCGCCGGTGAGTTCACCGGGAAGAAGACCGCGGATCTGTTCGTGCGCTGGGTCGACGGTGAGACCACCATCTACCCCGGTGTCGACGCGGCGGGACTCCACGGTGAGATCAAGATCAAGCCGAAGGACTCCTACATGACCCACGCCTCGGTCCTCACCGTCGGTGCTTTCGTGGCCAACCAGGTCCCGAACGACCTCTTGGTCCGCTGGGAGAACGGCAAGGTCACCATGTTCCCGGC
This window encodes:
- a CDS encoding S1 family peptidase, translating into MTGILTTAIAAGVLTATPANAVAGEAAKDSTYGFAAKLDIGDGKRSCSGALVDKQWVLTASSCFAEDPDKGFKVAEGAPQWKTTATVGRADLTQSTGSVTDVVELVPYEGRDLVMAKLAKPVTGITPVSIATSAPAPGEEVKVGGFGRSKSVWVPNRMRSVVFAVDSVQDGSIGISPKTPADGAVCKGDTGGPALREADGKVELVGINSTSWQGGCLGTDPSEMRKGAVDTRVDSLGTWVQKVSYRDVLPKAPWSQATHIASGYFTGGSAGGKRHMDMIVRWSDSEVTLYQGGEDKDPSHPFVAEYQLGKPLRQDPKTNWQYVKEMTGASAGDGTDGLVVRWVDSEMTQYTHVDTKGFHSEKKLVAPVKNGPWTHAKQMTAGRYTANALRDDLIVVWDDGRVTLHPDLNTNGLADKAKKTLVQKNTTWPYATQIAAGEFTGKKTADLFVRWVDGETTIYPGVDAAGLHGEIKIKPKDSYMTHASVLTVGAFVANQVPNDLLVRWENGKVTMFPAVDAAGLHNEFRVAP